One Deltaproteobacteria bacterium genomic region harbors:
- a CDS encoding fumarate reductase iron-sulfur subunit — protein MARDLTFHIFRYHPEDPQSYPHLETFHLEETVGMTLFIVLTRIREEQDPTLQFDFCCRAGMCGSCAILINGRPDLACHTKTMDLPEEITLLPLPVFNLVGDLSVDKGSWFRKMNERVESWIHRDGSFDPAALEERMDNRTAVEIYELERCIECGCCVAACGTANMRPDFLGAVALNRIARFMVDPRDQRKEQDYFEIVGTDEGIFGCMGLLGCEDICPKNLPLQDQLGLMRRKMGWSAIKGLFARK, from the coding sequence ATGGCCAGAGATTTAACCTTTCATATCTTTCGTTATCATCCGGAAGATCCGCAGTCTTATCCGCATCTGGAGACCTTCCATCTGGAAGAAACGGTCGGCATGACCCTTTTTATCGTGCTTACCCGGATTCGGGAAGAACAGGACCCCACGCTGCAATTTGATTTTTGTTGCCGGGCCGGGATGTGCGGCTCCTGCGCCATTCTCATCAACGGCCGGCCGGACCTGGCCTGCCATACCAAGACCATGGACCTGCCGGAGGAAATTACCCTCCTGCCCCTGCCGGTCTTCAATCTGGTGGGGGATCTGTCGGTAGACAAAGGCAGTTGGTTCCGGAAAATGAATGAACGGGTCGAGTCCTGGATCCATAGGGATGGATCATTTGATCCGGCCGCCCTGGAAGAACGCATGGATAACCGGACGGCTGTTGAGATCTATGAGCTGGAAAGATGCATCGAATGCGGCTGCTGTGTAGCCGCTTGCGGGACGGCCAATATGCGGCCTGATTTTTTAGGGGCCGTGGCCTTAAACCGTATCGCCCGCTTTATGGTCGATCCCAGGGACCAGCGAAAAGAGCAGGATTATTTTGAGATCGTCGGTACGGATGAGGGGATTTTCGGCTGTATGGGGCTTTTGGGTTGTGAAGATATCTGCCCCAAGAATCTCCCCCTCCAGGACCAATTGGGCCTGATGCGCCGGAAGATGGGCTGGAGTGCGATCAAGGGGCTGTTTGCCAGGAAATGA